The following coding sequences are from one Capsicum annuum cultivar UCD-10X-F1 chromosome 3, UCD10Xv1.1, whole genome shotgun sequence window:
- the LOC107864989 gene encoding auxin-responsive protein SAUR50, with product MGKGEKKKSSSSTSNLLKKLEKYLSMKKVSGAILSKSKSWNGTSTNTIAPEGCFWVYVGPNKERFVIKTKYASHPLFMMLLEDAEKEYGYSYSQGPILLPCDVDMFYKVLAEMASNNKEIDDDSVMCGSCSPILFSPGRRLGNSQMAKGYGSYRSLTQPRSFKRLNSYNCA from the coding sequence ATGGGAAAGGGAGAAAAGAAGAAATCATCAAGCTCTACTTCTAATTTACTTAAGAAGttggagaaatatttatcaaTGAAGAAAGTAAGTGGGGCAATATTGTCCAAAAGTAAATCATGGAATGGTACAAGCACCAACACAATAGCCCCAGAAGGGTGTTTTTGGGTTTATGTTGGGCCAAATAAAGAGAGATTTGTGATAAAGACAAAGTATGCAAGTCATCCATTGTTCATGATGTTGCTTGAAGATGCTGAAAAGGAGTATGGTTATAGTTATAGTCAAGGTCCAATTTTGTTGCCTTGTGATGTTGATATGTTCTATAAAGTGTTGGCTGAAATGGCAAGTAATAACaaagagattgatgatgattcAGTAATGTGTGGATCATGTAGTCCAATATTATTTAGTCCTGGGAGACGTTTGGGTAATAGCCAAATGGCTAAGGGTTATGGTTCTTATAGGAGTCTCACTCAACCAAGATCGTTCAAACGCCTCAACTCTTACAATTGTGCGTGA
- the LOC107862886 gene encoding omega-hydroxypalmitate O-feruloyl transferase, translated as MENGKSNVAIELIVKQGEPTLVPPAEETEKGQYYLSNLDQNIAVPVRTIYCFKSEEKGNENAAEVMKEALSKVLVHYYPLAGRLTISQEMKLIVNCSGEGAVFVEAEANCAIEDIGDNTKPDPVTLGKLVYDIPGAKNILEMPPLIAQVTKFKCGGFVLGLCMNHCMFDGIGAMEFVNSWGETARGIPIKVPPFLDRSILKARNPPKPEFTHNEFAEIEDISDSSKLYQEEMMYKSFCFDPDKLEQLKAKAKEDGNVTKCTTFEALSAFVWKARTQALQMKPDQKTKLLFAVDGRSRFDPSIPQGYFGNAIVLTNALCHASEIVEHPLSAAVKLVQQAVKMVTDSYMRSAIDYFEATRSRPSLTATLIITTWSKLSFHTTDFGWGEPVVSGPVALPEREVSLFLSHGKERRSINVLLGLPASAMKTFEELMEI; from the exons ATGGAGAATGGTAAAAGCAATGTTGCTATTGAGCTTATTGTGAAGCAAGGAGAGCCAACTTTGGTGCCACCAGCAGAGGAAACAGAGAAGGGACAGTATTACCTTTCAAATCTTGATCAAAATATAGCCGTGCCGGTTCGGACAATTTACTGTTTCAAATCAGAAGAAAAGGGGAATGAGAATGCTGCTGAAGTGATGAAGGAAGCTTTGTCAAAGGTTCTTGTTCACTATTATCCACTAGCAGGGAGACTGACAATAAGCCAAGAAATGAAGCTGATTGTGAACTGCAGTGGAGAAGGGGCAGTTTTTGTTGAGGCAGAAGCAAATTGTGCCATAGAGGACATTGGTGATAATACTAAGCCTGATCCTGTTACACTTGGCAAACTTGTTTATGACATCCCTGGTGCTAAAAACATACTAGAAATGCCTCCCTTGATAGCTCAG GTGACAAAGTTCAAATGTGGAGGCTTTGTGCTTGGTCTATGCATGAACCATTGCATGTTTGATGGGATTGGAGCCATGGAGTTTGTGAATTCTTGGGGTGAAACAGCGCGAGGTATACCAATCAAAGTCCCTCCATTCCTAGACAGGAGCATACTCAAGGCTAGAAATCCACCAAAACCAGAATTTACTCATAACGAATTTGCTGAAATCGAAGATATATCAGACTCTAGTAAACTATACCAAGAAGAAATGATGTACAAGTCCTTCTGTTTTGACCCTGACAAGCTTGAACAACTAAAAGCAAAGGCCAAAGAAGATGGCAATGTCACCAAATGCACTACATTTGAAGCCCTTTCAGCTTTCGTCTGGAAAGCACGAACTCAAGCATTGCAAATGAAGCCTGACCAAAAGACAAAGCTCCTCTTTGCTGTTGATGGGAGATCAAGATTTGATCCTTCAATTCCACAAGGTTATTTTGGAAACGCCATTGTTTTAACCAATGCACTCTGCCATGCTTCAGAGATAGTCGAACATCCCCTTTCGGCCGCTGTGAAGTTGGTTCAACAAGCTGTTAAAATGGTAACAGACAGTTACATGAGATCTGCTATAGATTACTTTGAAGCAACAAGATCTAGACCATCTTTAACTGCTACACTTATTATTACTACTTGGTCAAAGCTTTCTTTCCACACGACGGATTTCGGGTGGGGTGAGCCTGTTGTATCAGGGCCAGTGGCTTTGCCAGAGAGGGAAGTTTCACTGTTTCTTTCTCATGGGAAAGAGAGGAGAAGCATCAATGTGCTTCTTGGATTGCCAGCTTCTGCTATGAAGACATTTGAAGAACTAATGGAGATATAA